A single region of the Raphanus sativus cultivar WK10039 unplaced genomic scaffold, ASM80110v3 Scaffold1866, whole genome shotgun sequence genome encodes:
- the LOC130504886 gene encoding protein PHOX3-like yields MEKLKGKLEEEPETSQSHHQSDDSTNLQPPDYISKAQSLKEAGNKLFQRRDYENAMLKYREAIEVLPDSHVEVSHIRSNMASCYMHSEPGEYAKAIHECDLALTISPDYTKALLKRARCYEALNKLDSALRDVCLVSELDPNNPMASEIAVKLKRTLEGKGLMVKDSAIELPADYVEPVAAHLALWAKKGKARVKKKNRSIQVQAKSDAENAEKIINVKKSVKFVYSDDVRLAELPLNCTLFHLREVVHERFPSLRAVHIKYKDQEGDLVTITTDEELRMSEEVSSSLEKMRFYVVEVSPEQDPFFGRLVEMKKLRITADSFKAKANGKGRCKIEDWMVEFARLFKIQANIADSDDTTCLNLQELGMKLNSEAMEEVVTSEEAQLPFEKAAKQFQELVARSLLKLGHVHMTRARKRLSLLRSGEQVQTAYECALTEHAKAKEKYEEAMRVKPDLLEVFLALALQHFEEARLSWYYALVSHVDLKTWPYADVLQLYRSAKSNIKKSMEGLKNPESKGLDKAAKLKSWLDVLSCAVLYERSMMEYRLDLPTWQENLEGAVVILELAGTCEEDVAALIRDDYVTDNTLRDLRFHVDEVLQIFHEIYEAKEWRNGIPSDQFEEILKRRIANIFHVSHTTTT; encoded by the exons ATGGAGAAGCTAAAGGGAAAGCTAGAAGAAGAACCCGAAACAAGCCAAAGCCATCATCAATCAGACGATTCAACAAATCTCCAACCTCCAGACTACATCTCAAAGGCCCAATCATTAAAAGAAGCAGGCAACAAGCTGTTCCAAAGACGAGACTACGAGAACGCGATGCTCAAATACAGAGAAGCCATAGAGGTGCTCCCCGATAGCCACGTCGAAGTCTCGCACATCCGATCCAACATGGCTTCCTGCTACATGCACTCCGAACCCGGAGAGTACGCGAAAGCCATCCACGAATGCGATTTGGCTCTCACCATCTCTCCCGATTACACCAAGGCCCTGCTTAAGAGGGCTAGGTGCTACGAGGCGTTGAACAAGCTCGACTCGGCGTTGAGAGATGTCTGTTTGGTCTCTGAGCTCGATCCTAACAACCCCATGGCGTCTGAGATCGCTGTGAAGCTCAAGAGAACGTTAGAGGGTAAAGGCTTGATGGTTAAAGATTCGGCGATTGAGCTTCCTGCTGATTACGTCGAGCCCGTTGCGGCCCACCTCGCGCTTTGGGCTAAGAAAGGTAAGGcgagagtgaagaagaagaacagaagCATTCAAGTGCAAGCGAAGAGTGATGCTGAGAATGCTGAGAAGATCATTAATGTGAAGAAGAGTGTGAAGTTTGTGTACTCTGACGACGTGAGATTGGCTGAGCTCCCGTTGAACTGCACTCTCTTTCACCTCAGGGAAGTGGTTCACGAGCGTTTCCCTAGCTTGAGAGCGGTTCACATAAAGTACAAGGACCAAGAAGGAGATCTCGTGACGATCACAACAGATGAAGAGCTAAGAATGAGCGAGGAGGTGTCATCGTCTCTGGAAAAGATGAGGTTCTACGTGGTGGAAGTTAGCCCCGAGCAGGATCCGTTTTTCGGGAGATTAGTGGAGATGAAGAAGCTGAGAATAACGGCCGATTCATTCAAAGCGAAGGCGAACGGGAAAGGGAGGTGCAAGATCGAAGACTGGATGGTGGAGTTCGCTAGGCTGTTCAAGATCCAAGCCAATATTGCGGATTCCGACGATACTACCTGCTTGAACCTCCAAGAGCTCGGGATGAAGCTCAACTCGGAAGCTATGGAGGAGGTGGTGACATCGGAAGAAGCTCAATTACCTTTCGAAAAAGCGGCGAAACAGTTCCAAGAGCTCGTGGCGAGGTCGCTGCTTAAGCTGGGGCACGTGCACATGACACGTGCGAGGAAGAGGCTGAGCCTCCTACGATCCGGAGAACAAGTTCAAACCGCTTATGAATGCGCTTTAACAGAGCACGCGAAAGCGAAGGAGAAGTACGAAGAGGCCATGAGAGTAAAACCTGATTTGCTAGAAGTGTTTTTAGCGTTAGCTCTCCAGCACTTCGAGGAAGCGAGGCTCTCGTGGTACTACGCGCTTGTTAGCCACGTGGACTTGAAAACGTGGCCGTACGCAGATGTGCTGCAGCTCTATCGAAGCGCCAAAAGCAATATCAAGAAGTCTATGGAAGGGCTGAAGAACCCTGAATCGAAAGGACTGGATAAAGCGGCGAAGCTGAAATCTTGGCTTGACGTTTTGTCGTGTGCCGTGCTCTACGAGAGGTCGATGATGGAGTACAGACTCGACCTGCCGACTTGGCAGGAGAATCTAGAAGGCGCGGTGGTGATTCTCGAGTTGGCTGGGACTTGTGAGGAGGATGTTGCTGCGTTGATAAGGGACGATTATGTGACAGACAATACTTTACGAG ATCTAAGGTTTCACGTGGACGAAGTACTACAGATATTTCACGAGATATATGAAGCGAAAGAATGGAGAAATGGGATCCCTTCAGATCAGTTTGAGGAGATATTGAAGAGGAGGA
- the LOC108845987 gene encoding flavonol synthase/flavanone 3-hydroxylase, with product MEEKPKFKTVQEVVAANEGLPERYLQQLTGDHEDQPLNGPVPEMDIPSIDLSLLLSFSEEGQQELSKLHSALSKWGVVQVMNHGITEAFLDKIYKLTKQFFALPTEEKQKYARDIGNVQGYGSDMIFSDDQILDWIDRLFLTTYPEDQQHLKFWPEVPTGFRETLHEYTMKQHAVIGQFFKGMARSLDLEDNVFLEMHGENARMDTRFNMYPPCPRPDMVIGAKPHGDGSAFTLLLPDKDVEGLQFLKDGKWYKAPIVPDTILINVGDLMEIMSNGIYKSPIHRVVTNREKERISVATFCVPSPDKEIQPVEGLVSETRPRLYKTVKKYVELYFDSYQQGLRPIEAALI from the exons ATGGAAGAGAAGCCAAAGTTCAAGACTGTCCAAGAGGTGGTTGCAGCCAACGAAGGACTACCAGAAAGATATCTCCAACAACTCACCGGAGACCATGAAGATCAGCCTCTTAATGGTCCAGTGCCTGAGATGGATATTCCATCCATTGATCTCAGTCTTCTACTTTCTTTTTCCGAAGAAGGTCAACAAGAGTTGAGTAAACTTCACTCGGCGCTCTCTAAATGGGGAGTTGTTCAG GTTATGAATCATGGAATTACAGAAGCGTTTCTCGACAAGATCTACAAGCTAACGAAGCAGTTCTTTGCGCTTCCGACAGAAGAGAAGCAGAAGTACGCAAGAGATATTGGCAATGTCCAAGGATATGGAAGCGACATGATTTTTTCAGACGACCAAATTCTCGATTGGATCGACCGTTTGTTTCTCACTACTTACCCTGAAGATCAGCAACACCTAAAATTCTGGCCTGAAGTCCCAACCGGATTCAG GGAAACGTTGCATGAATACACAATGAAGCAACATGCAGTGATTGGACAGTTCTTTAAAGGCATGGCTAGATCGTTGGACTTGGAAGATAATGTCTTTCTAGAGATGCATGGAGAAAATGCTAGGATGGATACAAGGTTCAACATGTATCCTCCATGTCCAAGGCCGGACATGGTTATTGGGGCGAAACCACATGGTGATGGCTCAGCTTTTACTCTTCTCTTACCAGACAAAGATGTGGAAGGGCTTCAGTTCCTGAAAGATGGGAAATGGTATAAAGCTCCAATAGTCCCTGACACAATTCTGATCAACGTAGGAGATCTGATGGAg ATAATGAGCAATGGGATCTACAAGAGCCCAATTCATAGAGTGGTGACTAacagagaaaaagaaaggaTATCTGTTGCAACATTTTGCGTACCGAGTCCAGACAAAGAGATTCAGCCTGTGGAGGGGCTTGTGTCTGAGACAAGGCCAAGATTGTATAAAACAGTTAAGAAGTACGTGGAGCTGTACTTCGATTCTTATCAACAAGGTCTGAGGCCTATTGAAGCTGCACTAATCTGA